A single Diceros bicornis minor isolate mBicDic1 chromosome 7, mDicBic1.mat.cur, whole genome shotgun sequence DNA region contains:
- the CCDC179 gene encoding coiled-coil domain-containing protein 179: protein MCLRCTGDDAAQVNPEGPRRYHPSEVTARQSMAKRIENMQNLRKEKRKLSKRFARPSPVPEPGLLEHNCWLDLVVKLFLALYETGKLSSKVAESFDVPTSNANI, encoded by the exons ATGTGCCTGCGCTGTACCGGCGACGACGCCGCCCAGGTCAACCCC GAAGGACCAAGGAGGTACCATCCTTCAGAGGTCACTGCAAGGCAg TCCATGGCTAAACGTATTGAGAATATGCAAAAcctgaggaaagagaagagaaaactgagcaaACGGTTTGCAAGACCTTCTCCTGTTCCGGAACCAGGCCTCCTC GAGCACAACTGCTGGCTGGATCTTGTGGTAAAACTGTTTTTAGCTTTGTACGAAACTggtaaactgtcttccaaagtagctgaATCATTtgatgttcccaccagcaatgccaACATTTGA